One Benincasa hispida cultivar B227 chromosome 5, ASM972705v1, whole genome shotgun sequence genomic window carries:
- the LOC120078704 gene encoding peroxidase 39-like produces MKLFGCLVFLIVCVLGFASSSQAQLELGYYAKSCPRAEKIVHDFVYKNIPKVPSLAAALLRMHFHDCFVRGCDASVLLNSTTSNQSEKVSPPNLSLRGFDFIDKIKKLVEAECPGVVSCADILSLVARDSVVVIGGPFWRVPTGRRDGLISVSSEALVNIPPPFANLSTLQQQFANKGLDLKDLVLLSGAHTIGVSHCSSFTRRLYNFTGVGDQDPSLDTHYAANLKAKKCKSISANGLVEMDPGSFRTFDLSYYSLLLKRRGLFQSDAALTTSSATKAFVTDLLNGSVQNFFAQFGLAMEKMGRIGVKTGSEGEIRSHCAFVNA; encoded by the exons ATGAAGCTCTTTGGTTGTCTCGTGTTTCTAATTGTATGTGTTTTAGGGTTTGCTAGCTCAAGCCAAGCTCAGCTTGAGCTTGGCTACTATGCAAAGAGCTGCCCTCGCGCCGAGAAAATCGTCCACGATTTCGTCTACAAGAACATTCCCAAAGTTCCTTCCTTGGCCGCTGCTTTACTTAGAATGCATTTCCATGACTGCTTTGTTCGG GGTTGTGATGCATCTGTACTTTTGAATTCAACTACCAGCAACCAAAGTGAGAAAGTGTCTCCACCAAATCTATCATTGAGAGGCTTCGACTTTATTGATAAAATTAAGAAACTTGTGGAAGCTGAGTGTCCTGGAGTTGTCTCATGCGCTGACATTCTTTCTTTAGTTGCAAGAGATTCCGTCGTTGTCATC GGGGGTCCATTCTGGAGGGTTCCGACCGGAAGAAGAGATGGTTTGATCTCAGTATCGTCGGAGGCTTTGGTGAACATTCCTCCACCATTTGCCAACTTATCAACTCTACAACAACAGTTCGCTAATAAGGGTCTTGATCTCAAAGACCTTGTTTTGCTTTCAG GAGCTCACACAATTGGAGTATCCCACTGCTCGTCATTCACACGGCGGCTGTACAACTTCACCGGAGTGGGAGATCAAGACCCGTCACTCGACACCCACTACGCCGCAAATCTGAAGGCAAAAAAATGCAAAAGCATTAGCGCCAACGGCTTAGTGGAAATGGACCCTGGCAGTTTCAGAACCTTCGATCTCAGCTACTACTCACTTCTTCTGAAGCGCCGAGGGCTGTTCCAGTCCGATGCCGCTCTGACCACCAGCTCGGCCACCAAGGCCTTTGTTACCGATCTGCTCAATGGCTCTGTTCAGAACTTCTTCGCCCAGTTTGGGTTAGCCATGGAGAAAATGGGTCGGATCGGGGTCAAGACTGGGTCCGAGGGTGAGATTCGCAGCCACTGCGCCTTTGTAAATGCCTAG